From the genome of Pseudomonas putida, one region includes:
- a CDS encoding ATPase, T2SS/T4P/T4SS family, with amino-acid sequence MDTATDIDLALADMDMALAAANFAPLRQYLDDPEVFEIRVNKFGQVVCDTPKGRVLHADPRITYDYLWALNDHLLSLNGLGRTPISYVKLPDGSRGTFCWPPATVEGTMLMSIRKHLPVSKSLSQLAQEGRFAKVRHRKQSEQFMLEPFEEELLELLEKGDVEGFLTQAVKTKRNIAVAGPTGSGKTTLTRSLMGAVPTIERVLLMEDTHEIDDNRLDEVGYLMYGEGDGRMSARECLKLCMRLSPDRIFLTELRDDAAWDYLAGANTGHPGGIFSTHADSAASTPARIATLVKASEIGRALDYDVIMKTINTTLDVVVYMEKREVLEILYDPMFKKQAMAAV; translated from the coding sequence ATGGATACTGCGACCGATATCGACCTGGCTTTAGCAGACATGGACATGGCCCTGGCGGCGGCGAACTTCGCCCCGCTTCGCCAGTACCTCGACGATCCAGAAGTGTTCGAGATCCGGGTGAACAAGTTTGGCCAGGTGGTATGTGACACGCCCAAAGGGCGTGTCTTGCATGCCGACCCACGGATCACCTACGACTACCTGTGGGCCTTGAATGACCATCTGCTGAGCCTCAACGGACTCGGCCGCACGCCAATCAGCTACGTGAAGTTGCCGGACGGATCTCGGGGAACGTTCTGCTGGCCCCCTGCGACTGTCGAGGGGACCATGCTCATGTCGATCCGTAAGCATTTGCCGGTATCGAAGAGCCTGAGCCAGCTTGCCCAGGAAGGCCGCTTTGCCAAGGTGCGGCATCGTAAGCAGTCTGAGCAATTCATGCTTGAGCCGTTCGAGGAAGAACTGCTTGAGTTGTTGGAAAAGGGTGATGTGGAAGGCTTCTTGACGCAGGCCGTCAAGACGAAGCGGAACATTGCCGTAGCCGGTCCTACCGGCTCCGGCAAAACCACGCTTACCCGCTCGCTGATGGGGGCGGTGCCTACGATTGAGCGTGTGCTGCTGATGGAAGATACGCACGAAATCGACGATAACCGCCTCGATGAAGTGGGCTATCTGATGTACGGGGAAGGCGATGGCCGAATGTCGGCCCGCGAATGCCTCAAGCTGTGCATGCGCCTGTCCCCTGACCGGATCTTCCTAACCGAGCTGCGCGACGATGCGGCGTGGGACTACCTGGCCGGCGCGAACACGGGGCACCCTGGGGGCATTTTTTCGACGCACGCTGACAGCGCGGCCAGTACCCCAGCGCGTATCGCCACTTTGGTAAAGGCCTCGGAAATCGGTCGGGCGCTCGACTACGACGTAATCATGAAGACCATCAACACCACGTTGGATGTGGTCGTGTACATGGAAAAACGTGAAGTGCTGGAAATCCTGTACGACCCGATGTTCAAGAAACAAGCAATGGCAGCGGTGTAG
- the mobF gene encoding MobF family relaxase produces MLDITTISRQSLGKVVSYYADGADDYYAKDGGAMQWQGAGAEALGLSGEVEQARFRELLDGRISDNTKLMRTVKEADGKVVSKERLGYDLTFSAPKGVSLQALVHGDASIIEAHDKAVAAAIREAERLSQARITVNKKTGTENTNNLVVAKFRHETSRALDPDLHTHAFVLNMTQRSDGEWRALKNDGVFNSSMFLGNVYKAELARELEKAGFQLRYERNGTFDLAHFSDEQIREFSSRSQQIEAALAAKGLDRSTASYAEKNQAALATRDKKQGGIDREELRQVWLERSRALGIDYHSREWAGVGADAQGGNERSSAATPQIEKPLEYRADQVIEFAIKSLTERQAVIGQKELMDTALRHGYGALTIDDVRAGIERRAASGHLIREEPLYSSQNPADGKKGKAAEKARQEAPQLSRKEWVANLVRAGKSRSEAARLVDEGIRTGRLRQGESRFTTHIAQKREREVLQIERMGRGTVQPRISKEAAEAFLADRGLNAEQQSSVMRIARTQNQFIGVQGFAGVGKSYMTVAAKDLLEANGYRVTSLAPYGSQVKALQAEGLEARTLQSFLKARDKKIDSNTVVIIDEAGVIPARQMHEAMKTIEAAGARVVFLGDVAQTKAIEAGKPFEQLMKAGMETSRLTDIQRQKDPQLLEAVKLAAEGKSKQSLPLVNEIREIEDNGARYQAIVEAYASMPKAERDQALIITGTNASRIEINEGVREALGLKGQGAEYPLLNRLDTTQAERRHSKYYGKGSIVVPEVDYKNGLQRGVQYVVLDTGPGNKLTVRGPEGERLQFTPARCTKLSVYSVERTELAPGDQVKITRNDAEKDLANGDRFVVKEIHSDRVVLEGDKGRQVELDTASAMFVGLAYASTVHSAQGLTCDKVLINLETQSRTTAKDVYYVAISRARHAAEIFTDNRQKLGAAISRLNAKAGALDIKQLQRHALERKGHDQAGKQKDAAQKQQQGQQLPTKQPKEKGRAFGL; encoded by the coding sequence ATGCTCGATATCACGACCATTTCTCGGCAATCACTGGGCAAAGTCGTGTCGTACTACGCGGATGGTGCGGATGACTACTACGCAAAAGACGGCGGCGCCATGCAATGGCAAGGTGCCGGCGCCGAGGCATTGGGCCTGTCCGGGGAGGTAGAGCAGGCCCGATTCCGCGAGCTGCTGGATGGCCGGATTAGCGACAACACGAAGCTCATGCGGACCGTCAAAGAGGCGGACGGCAAAGTGGTCAGCAAGGAACGGCTGGGGTACGACCTCACATTCTCGGCACCCAAGGGCGTGTCGCTCCAGGCCTTGGTCCACGGTGACGCCAGTATCATCGAAGCCCACGACAAGGCCGTGGCGGCGGCGATCCGCGAAGCTGAACGGCTGTCCCAGGCGCGAATCACGGTCAACAAGAAGACCGGCACCGAGAACACCAACAACTTGGTGGTGGCCAAGTTCCGACACGAAACGTCACGCGCCCTGGACCCCGACCTGCATACCCATGCGTTCGTGCTGAACATGACCCAGCGTAGCGACGGCGAATGGCGGGCACTGAAAAATGACGGCGTGTTCAATTCGTCCATGTTCTTGGGCAACGTCTACAAGGCGGAACTGGCCCGCGAGCTGGAAAAGGCCGGCTTCCAGTTGCGCTATGAGCGCAACGGCACATTCGACCTGGCGCACTTCTCCGATGAGCAGATCCGCGAATTCAGTTCGCGCAGCCAGCAGATCGAGGCAGCGCTAGCGGCGAAAGGCCTGGACCGCAGCACAGCGTCATATGCCGAAAAAAACCAGGCCGCGCTGGCCACCCGCGACAAAAAGCAGGGTGGCATCGACCGCGAGGAACTGCGCCAGGTTTGGCTGGAGCGGTCGAGGGCCTTGGGTATCGACTACCACAGTCGCGAGTGGGCCGGCGTCGGCGCCGATGCCCAGGGCGGCAACGAGCGAAGCAGCGCGGCCACTCCGCAGATCGAGAAGCCCCTGGAGTACCGTGCAGACCAGGTAATCGAATTCGCGATCAAGAGTCTGACCGAACGCCAGGCCGTGATCGGACAGAAGGAGCTGATGGATACCGCGCTGCGCCACGGGTACGGCGCACTCACCATCGACGACGTGCGCGCCGGCATCGAGCGGCGAGCCGCATCTGGCCACCTGATCCGCGAGGAACCGCTGTACTCATCGCAGAACCCAGCCGATGGAAAGAAGGGGAAGGCCGCCGAGAAGGCCCGCCAGGAGGCGCCACAGCTCAGCCGGAAGGAATGGGTGGCAAACCTTGTCCGTGCCGGCAAATCGCGCTCAGAGGCCGCCAGGCTCGTTGATGAGGGTATCCGCACGGGACGGCTGCGTCAGGGTGAAAGCCGTTTCACCACGCACATCGCGCAAAAGCGCGAACGCGAGGTGCTGCAAATCGAGCGAATGGGGCGCGGTACAGTTCAGCCGCGGATCTCCAAGGAAGCCGCCGAAGCCTTCCTTGCCGATCGGGGCTTGAACGCGGAACAGCAGTCCTCGGTGATGCGGATCGCCCGCACACAAAACCAGTTCATCGGCGTGCAGGGCTTTGCCGGCGTCGGCAAAAGCTACATGACTGTAGCGGCTAAGGATCTGCTGGAAGCGAACGGATACCGTGTCACCAGCCTGGCGCCCTATGGGAGCCAGGTAAAGGCGCTCCAGGCCGAGGGCCTGGAGGCGCGCACTCTGCAATCATTCCTCAAGGCCCGCGATAAGAAGATCGACAGCAACACCGTCGTGATTATCGACGAGGCCGGCGTAATTCCTGCGCGGCAGATGCACGAGGCCATGAAAACCATTGAGGCTGCCGGCGCTCGCGTTGTCTTCCTGGGCGACGTGGCACAGACCAAAGCTATCGAGGCCGGCAAACCCTTCGAGCAGTTGATGAAAGCCGGCATGGAAACGTCCCGGCTGACCGACATTCAGCGGCAGAAAGACCCGCAGTTGCTGGAAGCGGTGAAGCTGGCCGCCGAGGGCAAATCCAAACAATCGCTGCCGCTGGTGAACGAGATACGCGAGATCGAGGACAACGGGGCACGCTACCAGGCCATTGTCGAAGCCTACGCCTCGATGCCAAAGGCCGAACGTGACCAGGCGCTGATTATCACCGGTACTAACGCCAGTCGGATCGAGATCAACGAAGGGGTGCGCGAGGCGCTGGGCCTGAAAGGACAGGGCGCGGAATATCCATTGCTCAATCGCCTGGATACGACACAGGCCGAGCGCCGGCATAGCAAATACTACGGCAAGGGCAGCATTGTCGTACCCGAGGTGGACTATAAGAACGGGCTGCAACGGGGCGTGCAGTACGTGGTACTCGACACTGGTCCCGGCAACAAACTCACCGTGCGGGGGCCGGAAGGCGAGAGACTGCAATTCACCCCGGCTCGATGCACAAAGCTGTCGGTCTACAGCGTCGAGCGAACTGAGCTGGCTCCTGGCGATCAGGTGAAAATCACCCGGAACGACGCCGAAAAGGACCTGGCCAACGGCGACCGATTTGTGGTGAAGGAGATCCACAGCGACCGTGTGGTGCTCGAAGGCGACAAAGGCCGCCAGGTCGAGCTGGACACCGCATCGGCTATGTTCGTCGGCCTGGCATACGCCTCGACCGTTCACAGCGCCCAGGGCCTCACCTGCGACAAGGTACTCATCAACCTTGAAACCCAGTCGCGCACGACCGCCAAGGACGTGTACTACGTGGCGATCAGCCGCGCCCGTCATGCAGCGGAAATCTTCACCGATAACCGGCAGAAGCTGGGGGCTGCGATCAGTCGCTTGAATGCCAAGGCCGGCGCCCTGGATATCAAGCAGCTCCAGCGGCATGCGCTCGAGCGCAAAGGACACGACCAGGCCGGCAAACAGAAGGACGCCGCGCAGAAGCAACAGCAAGGCCAGCAGTTGCCGACCAAGCAGCCTAAAGAAAAGGGCAGGGCATTCGGCCTGTAA
- a CDS encoding TrbG/VirB9 family P-type conjugative transfer protein: MNRKFAIATALAAALTSAPVLALNEKTDSPYDYRIKTVIYNPMDVVQIDGVVGLQTLIQFAPDEVYVTHNFGAKSAWELVNKDNNVFIRPIAELSDTNLTVVTNKRTYYFLLHYIGSNVVKGPDGQVKEEFIKTPWSMRKATVGVIFKYPFEDMKVANKKLEERRIREALAKGNNGPVNIAYSRSDEENSSEIRPTHTWDDFRFTYFEFPANAALPNVYMIGPDGKETIPQTHIEGEYSNIIVAETTAREWRVRLGDRVVGVVNGGYNPALGASKTGTNSPEVKRVLKGGEE, translated from the coding sequence ATGAATCGTAAATTCGCTATTGCAACCGCGTTGGCGGCGGCGCTGACATCGGCGCCGGTTCTGGCACTCAACGAGAAGACAGACAGCCCCTACGACTATCGGATCAAGACGGTGATCTACAACCCGATGGACGTTGTTCAGATTGACGGGGTGGTGGGTTTGCAAACGCTCATCCAGTTTGCGCCGGATGAGGTCTACGTGACGCATAACTTCGGTGCGAAAAGCGCCTGGGAGTTGGTCAACAAGGATAACAACGTGTTTATCCGGCCAATTGCCGAGCTGAGCGACACGAACCTGACGGTAGTGACCAACAAGCGGACGTATTACTTCCTACTCCACTACATCGGCAGCAATGTCGTCAAAGGCCCTGATGGCCAGGTGAAAGAAGAGTTCATCAAGACGCCCTGGAGCATGCGCAAAGCCACGGTCGGCGTCATCTTCAAATACCCGTTTGAAGACATGAAGGTCGCTAACAAGAAGCTCGAAGAACGCCGCATCCGCGAGGCGCTGGCCAAGGGTAATAACGGGCCGGTGAACATCGCCTATAGCCGCTCCGATGAAGAAAACAGCTCCGAGATCAGGCCGACCCACACCTGGGATGATTTCCGCTTTACCTACTTCGAGTTTCCGGCCAATGCAGCGTTGCCGAACGTCTACATGATTGGCCCGGATGGCAAGGAAACCATCCCTCAGACGCATATTGAGGGCGAGTATTCCAACATCATCGTTGCCGAGACAACGGCGCGTGAATGGCGGGTTCGCCTGGGTGATCGCGTGGTGGGTGTAGTCAATGGCGGTTACAACCCGGCGTTGGGCGCTAGCAAGACCGGCACCAACTCGCCCGAGGTCAAGCGTGTGTTGAAAGGGGGTGAAGAATGA
- the virB10 gene encoding type IV secretion system protein VirB10: protein MSRDVNIDELETFEDDRGGFDGGPKKKVPGLRAFIGVLLLIALCLIGWIVYKNVIVPKLQQQEQAEKASPNRANNLPRASFATTPGNADEEPVEQPAEQAQSASTYQQQAHQTQPGQQGKVELTPEQKAMQRRLSSSSATEQIGAQAMAATPSRGEKAEPVKTSSSSSELASRMNSARYAASKATLMKNMGMSIAAGTMIRCGTITELDTTVPGFVSCQVSKEVRSADGSVVLIDKGATITGEVSGGILMGQARAFVLWSRVRNRDGAVAYLDAPGTNRLGSAGVPGQVDTHFWDRFGGAMFISVFSDLSRGLMQALVNSTDKSDSDTTVNLDNTSNTSDSLAREVLRATINIPPTLTVNHGEAVSIFVPRDVDFSDVYGLEMVE from the coding sequence ATGAGCCGCGACGTAAATATCGACGAACTGGAGACGTTCGAGGACGACCGGGGCGGGTTCGATGGTGGGCCGAAAAAGAAAGTGCCAGGCCTGCGAGCATTCATCGGCGTGCTGTTGCTGATTGCGCTGTGCCTCATCGGCTGGATCGTCTACAAAAACGTGATTGTTCCGAAACTCCAGCAGCAGGAACAGGCTGAAAAAGCGTCACCCAACAGGGCCAATAACCTGCCGCGTGCTAGCTTCGCAACCACGCCTGGTAACGCTGATGAAGAACCTGTCGAGCAGCCCGCCGAGCAGGCGCAATCCGCAAGTACCTACCAGCAGCAGGCACACCAGACACAGCCTGGACAGCAGGGAAAAGTCGAGCTGACGCCTGAACAAAAAGCCATGCAACGCCGCCTCAGTTCGTCGAGCGCTACAGAACAGATTGGCGCACAGGCTATGGCCGCGACTCCAAGTCGTGGCGAAAAAGCTGAACCAGTAAAAACTAGCAGTAGTAGCTCGGAGCTGGCTTCGCGCATGAACAGTGCCCGGTACGCTGCATCAAAGGCGACGCTCATGAAAAACATGGGTATGTCGATAGCCGCTGGCACGATGATTCGCTGCGGCACGATCACCGAGCTGGATACCACTGTCCCTGGTTTCGTGTCCTGCCAGGTGTCGAAGGAAGTCCGTTCGGCTGACGGCTCGGTGGTGCTGATCGACAAGGGCGCGACGATCACTGGTGAAGTCAGTGGCGGCATTCTGATGGGGCAGGCCAGGGCCTTTGTGCTCTGGTCGCGGGTTCGTAACCGTGACGGCGCTGTGGCCTACCTCGATGCACCTGGCACCAACCGCCTCGGTAGTGCCGGCGTGCCCGGCCAGGTCGATACCCACTTTTGGGATCGCTTCGGTGGTGCCATGTTCATTTCCGTGTTCAGTGACCTGAGCCGTGGTCTGATGCAGGCCCTGGTCAACTCCACCGACAAGTCCGACAGCGACACAACGGTGAACCTCGACAACACGTCCAACACCTCCGATTCGCTGGCCCGCGAAGTGTTGCGCGCCACGATCAATATCCCGCCAACCCTGACCGTGAATCACGGCGAGGCGGTATCGATCTTCGTGCCGCGTGACGTTGATTTCAGCGATGTGTATGGCCTGGAAATGGTGGAGTGA
- a CDS encoding EexN family lipoprotein: MKKIVCLLPLFAALAACGEANTKEWYMQHDKERAVRVAECRNNAKEQVSADCQNALAAEAQVVTMGKGQSDYSIDLKLDKK; encoded by the coding sequence ATGAAAAAGATCGTATGCCTGCTGCCACTCTTCGCTGCCCTGGCCGCTTGTGGTGAGGCCAACACCAAAGAGTGGTACATGCAGCATGACAAGGAACGGGCCGTTCGTGTTGCCGAGTGCCGTAACAATGCCAAGGAACAGGTGAGCGCTGATTGCCAGAATGCCCTGGCCGCCGAGGCTCAAGTCGTGACCATGGGCAAGGGACAGTCGGATTACAGCATCGACCTCAAGCTCGATAAGAAGTGA
- a CDS encoding virB8 family protein has product MSRADKNEAITKADMAVFQQERQDLETDLLSEVLNSRRTAWWAATGLGGLAAVAFAVAGLTMYRYSQPVPAHMLVLNPDGSIQQVSLLTPQSTYGEVSDTYWVSGFIRHYETYEFNTVQADYDAVGLMSGPDVAEQYQNRYKWGTKEAMDKVVGDRKSVRVKISSVILDREKGIATVRFSTTEKYRSRATSEEPQYWIATLSYTYDNTLLKASERYINPLGFRVYSYNVNAETAAKVGG; this is encoded by the coding sequence ATGAGTCGGGCTGATAAGAACGAGGCGATCACCAAGGCTGACATGGCCGTTTTCCAACAAGAGAGGCAGGATCTGGAAACGGATCTGCTTAGTGAGGTGTTGAACTCTCGTCGCACCGCCTGGTGGGCGGCGACTGGGCTGGGCGGCCTGGCGGCGGTGGCGTTCGCGGTAGCTGGCTTGACCATGTATCGCTATAGCCAGCCAGTGCCCGCCCATATGCTGGTTTTGAACCCCGATGGGAGCATCCAGCAAGTGTCGTTGCTGACACCGCAATCGACCTACGGGGAAGTGTCAGACACCTACTGGGTTTCTGGCTTCATCCGCCATTACGAAACCTACGAATTCAACACGGTGCAGGCGGACTATGACGCCGTTGGCCTCATGTCTGGCCCTGATGTGGCTGAGCAATACCAGAACCGCTACAAGTGGGGCACCAAGGAGGCGATGGACAAGGTTGTTGGCGACCGCAAATCCGTCAGGGTCAAGATTTCCTCGGTCATTCTCGACCGGGAAAAAGGCATCGCCACGGTTCGTTTCTCGACTACTGAAAAATACCGTTCGCGAGCGACCTCGGAAGAACCTCAATACTGGATCGCAACTCTGTCGTACACCTACGACAACACCTTGTTGAAAGCCTCCGAGCGCTACATCAACCCGCTGGGTTTCCGCGTCTACTCGTACAACGTGAACGCTGAAACCGCCGCAAAAGTTGGGGGCTGA
- a CDS encoding type IV secretion system protein: MAYNATTQIFSYMDEVSKELVASNVATIIAAVTPLVALGLTIVLMVEGTFKLYGGDGEPLTDMLKKFAFWGLILSISSAGGWYQRDLADVALKTPDEFASILIVDGKSGSNVQNEVASTIDKALENGLKTAQRAFDNAGVTSGAGLASFLLAAAVLLSTVLVCGIGAALILMAKFMLAIAVCFGPIFIMCLMFDSLRELFSKWIGSVINFGLITILLSATFGLLMKFYGKAVAAAADPAADSPILVPIITCGLLTVVTWFVLKKIPDLAASWGSGVSVQFVPGRQRPGKGGGGQGAGGGGKGGAGAGAGSGAGAAGAGGGAAAGAGGAAAGAAGAAASAVGSAMQGMARGSRRAG; this comes from the coding sequence ATGGCCTATAACGCAACGACTCAGATATTCAGCTACATGGACGAAGTGTCCAAGGAGTTAGTGGCGTCGAACGTGGCAACCATCATTGCCGCCGTGACGCCGTTGGTTGCCCTGGGCCTAACCATTGTTCTCATGGTCGAAGGCACCTTCAAACTCTACGGCGGTGATGGCGAACCGCTGACCGACATGCTCAAGAAGTTCGCCTTCTGGGGACTCATTCTGAGCATCTCGTCAGCAGGCGGTTGGTATCAGCGCGATCTCGCTGATGTAGCGCTGAAAACGCCTGATGAGTTCGCCTCGATCCTGATTGTCGATGGCAAGTCGGGTTCCAACGTGCAGAACGAAGTCGCCAGTACCATTGACAAGGCACTGGAGAATGGCTTGAAAACCGCGCAGCGCGCATTTGATAACGCAGGCGTGACCAGTGGTGCAGGCCTTGCGAGCTTCTTGCTGGCTGCTGCGGTGCTTCTTTCCACGGTGCTGGTCTGCGGCATTGGTGCGGCGTTGATCCTGATGGCCAAGTTTATGCTGGCCATCGCGGTCTGTTTCGGGCCGATCTTTATCATGTGCCTGATGTTCGACTCCCTGCGCGAACTGTTCTCGAAGTGGATTGGTTCGGTTATCAACTTCGGGCTGATAACCATCCTGCTGTCTGCCACCTTCGGCCTGCTGATGAAGTTTTACGGCAAAGCGGTGGCGGCGGCGGCAGATCCGGCAGCCGACTCGCCGATCTTGGTACCAATCATCACTTGCGGCCTTCTGACCGTGGTGACGTGGTTTGTTCTCAAGAAGATCCCCGACCTGGCCGCGTCGTGGGGCAGTGGTGTCTCGGTGCAGTTCGTACCGGGCCGTCAACGCCCAGGCAAAGGTGGCGGGGGCCAGGGTGCGGGTGGCGGCGGCAAAGGCGGTGCCGGTGCCGGCGCTGGCTCCGGTGCAGGAGCGGCAGGAGCTGGTGGTGGCGCAGCGGCTGGAGCAGGTGGCGCGGCTGCCGGAGCCGCTGGAGCAGCCGCGAGCGCTGTGGGTTCGGCCATGCAAGGCATGGCTAGAGGTTCACGCCGAGCAGGTTAA
- a CDS encoding type IV secretion system protein yields the protein MEKYVFAATDTQDVMRLPTLKAKAIVRSCTMAIFLGVASVSHAQVVVEDPGVLANTVLQVENMVQQLANLKSQLETQQGMYASMTGARGFGGMLPGSAGALQKNLPADWSKVYSDAMNSNSSITGSVRDMLGQFDSEVENMGRTEALDLVNQRLKEKGAYDRVMAQQAYNNQMRELEDIQTLTNQIDTTTSQKEIADLQARISTAQGAIQGEQAKLQLMAILQQSQDKVLQQQQQTAVRRYVIGDQNDSLEAPNLTE from the coding sequence ATGGAAAAGTACGTTTTTGCCGCTACGGATACCCAGGACGTAATGCGTCTTCCGACGCTCAAGGCAAAGGCCATTGTGCGTAGCTGCACGATGGCCATCTTCCTGGGGGTCGCAAGCGTTTCGCATGCGCAGGTCGTTGTCGAAGATCCTGGCGTGCTGGCCAACACAGTGCTTCAGGTCGAGAACATGGTTCAGCAACTGGCCAACCTCAAGTCGCAGTTGGAAACCCAACAGGGCATGTACGCCTCCATGACCGGCGCACGTGGATTCGGTGGGATGCTCCCAGGCAGTGCTGGGGCATTGCAGAAAAACCTGCCTGCTGACTGGAGCAAGGTCTACTCCGACGCGATGAACAGCAATTCGAGCATCACAGGTTCTGTGCGCGACATGCTCGGGCAGTTCGATAGCGAGGTCGAGAATATGGGTCGGACCGAGGCCCTGGACCTGGTGAACCAACGTCTCAAGGAGAAAGGGGCGTATGACCGCGTGATGGCGCAGCAGGCTTACAACAACCAGATGCGTGAACTGGAAGATATCCAGACGCTGACCAACCAGATCGACACAACCACGTCGCAAAAAGAAATTGCAGACCTGCAAGCCCGGATCTCGACCGCCCAAGGTGCGATCCAGGGCGAGCAAGCCAAGCTGCAACTGATGGCCATCCTCCAGCAGTCGCAAGACAAGGTGCTGCAACAACAGCAACAGACTGCCGTTCGCCGCTATGTCATTGGCGATCAGAACGACAGTCTTGAAGCCCCCAACCTCACGGAATGA